From one Lycorma delicatula isolate Av1 chromosome 2, ASM4794821v1, whole genome shotgun sequence genomic stretch:
- the LOC142319554 gene encoding MKRN2 opposite strand protein, whose translation MDADPGIICLDHCGPRVFCFQIPENCPACRVRLDHNQPTLLPFRVPYPFVRAVQHPCSVVIKPTNGDFLNNYNVSMDLHIGVTTSNGQVVEFDRGGLHRDKTSSWNQCLVVSQLTSEPWIEVWDSVLETVARQDCWTPQRYHEETFNCYTFVLAFLRCLRDGNLSEAAVSRVKFCEAFVSPRATVACKYIALYRRLKDSGYYVCRTSKSSKNLSSVSATINSLF comes from the exons ATGGATGCAGATCCAGGAATTATCTGTTTAGATCACTGTGGTCCCAGGGTCTTCTGCTTTCAGATTCCAGAAAACTGCCCTGCTTGTCGTGTACGTTTAGATCACAATCAGCCGACACTTCTTCCATTTAG ggttcCATATCCTTTTGTGCGAGCAGTTCAGCATCCATGTTCTGTTGTCATAAAACCAACAAATGGTGATTTTCTCAA CAATTATAATGTTTCAATGGATTTGCATATTGGTGTTACTACATCAAACGGTCAGGTAGTAGAGTTTGACAGAGGTGGATTGCATAGAGATAAAACATCATCATGGAATCAGTGCCTTGTAGTTAGCCAATTAACTTCTGAGCCATGGATAGAAGTGTGGGATTCAGTTTTAGAAACTGTTGCACGACAGGATTGTTGGACTCCACAAag atatcaTGAAGAAACCTTTAATTGTTATACATTTGTTCTTGCATTTTTACGATGCTTACGTGATGGAAACTTAAGTGAAGCTGCTGTAAGTCGAGTGAAATTCTGTGAAGCATTTGTATCACCCAGAGCTACAGTTGCTTGTAAATATATAGCTTTGTATCGACGTCTTAAAGACAGTGGATATTATGTGTGTCGCACTTCTAAATCATCTAAGAATTTGTCATCTGTTTCTGCAACAATCAATTCacttttctga